The Brachyspira aalborgi genome has a segment encoding these proteins:
- a CDS encoding calcium-translocating P-type ATPase, PMCA-type, which translates to MNEFLGTKEDVLKELNINPKIGLTEETKKLSLEKYGKNSFTKEKGISLFGKILESLKEPMILMLIFAGLIAIGVNTVNYLNGGHFDIFECLGIFIAISLSVIITVVMEGKSAKAFEALNKINEDIRVKVIRNGNLEIINQKDLLVGDIAFIETGNKLPADGRLLESVSLHIDESALTGESETVEKNCDAIFTDEKVPVAERVNMAYSGSFVATGNGKMVITSVGDSTEFGKIARELSSTKKTSTPLQEKLAELGKKIALIGIFAAAIVFIIQLINFIRIGEANFVNISEAFITSIVLIVASVPEGLPTIVAVSLSINIIKMAKQKALVKKMVACETIGSVNVICSDKTGTLTENKMTLNKLYINGEYIEPENIKNQKIIENFCINSTADINYKDNAIKFLGNPTECALLVGANKSGFNYKEIREKSKIIFEYPFSSDTKNMTTVSEINGEYFVFTKGSPEKIISMCNINEEEKKDIEKTIEKFQDEAKRVIAFAHKTVSESVENNRADLESNLIYDGFVAISDPVRKEVYDAVNQCRSAGINIKMLTGDNIVTARAIARELKMLNENSLIFEAKDIEAMNDEELKNNIDKISVIARSTPTIKMRVVNTIKSMGNVVAVTGDGINDAPAIKNADVGVAMGITGTEVSKEASDIVLLDDSFATIVKAVQWGRGIYDNFQRFIQFQLTVNFASVIVVLLSTLTGLKAPFTAIQLLWINIIMDGPPAIALGLEPIRGDLMNRKPTKRNANIVTKKMFGKIIYSGIIMIILFMIQSKLNILNVAENERSTVLFVMFVMFQIFNSFNSRELGFDSIFKHFFDNKLMLFSMLGTFILQILAVQYAGGFFNTIPLSFNAWIKIIGMAFIVIIASEVLKIFERFASKK; encoded by the coding sequence ATGAATGAATTTTTAGGAACAAAAGAGGATGTATTAAAAGAGCTTAATATTAATCCTAAAATTGGACTAACGGAAGAAACAAAAAAATTAAGTTTAGAAAAATACGGGAAAAACAGTTTTACAAAAGAAAAAGGAATTTCATTATTTGGCAAAATATTGGAATCTCTAAAAGAGCCTATGATATTAATGCTTATATTTGCAGGCTTAATTGCAATCGGAGTAAATACGGTTAATTATTTAAATGGCGGGCATTTTGATATTTTTGAATGTTTGGGAATATTTATCGCCATTTCATTATCCGTAATTATAACCGTAGTAATGGAAGGCAAAAGCGCAAAGGCGTTTGAGGCTTTAAATAAAATAAACGAAGATATAAGAGTAAAAGTTATAAGGAACGGAAACTTGGAAATAATAAATCAAAAAGATTTGCTTGTCGGAGATATCGCTTTTATAGAAACGGGAAATAAACTTCCAGCCGATGGCAGGCTTCTTGAAAGCGTATCTTTGCATATAGACGAATCCGCGCTTACGGGAGAAAGCGAAACGGTTGAAAAAAATTGCGATGCTATATTTACAGACGAAAAAGTTCCCGTTGCCGAAAGAGTAAATATGGCTTATTCTGGTTCTTTTGTCGCTACAGGAAACGGTAAAATGGTAATAACTTCGGTTGGCGATAGCACAGAGTTTGGAAAAATCGCTCGAGAATTATCGTCTACTAAAAAAACTTCTACTCCTTTACAAGAAAAACTTGCAGAATTAGGAAAGAAAATCGCTTTAATTGGAATATTCGCAGCCGCTATAGTTTTTATTATACAGTTGATTAATTTTATTAGAATAGGCGAAGCTAATTTTGTAAATATATCCGAAGCTTTTATTACTAGCATAGTTTTAATAGTCGCTTCAGTTCCCGAAGGTTTGCCAACGATTGTCGCCGTCTCTCTTTCAATAAATATTATTAAAATGGCTAAACAAAAAGCTTTGGTAAAAAAAATGGTTGCCTGCGAAACTATCGGAAGCGTAAATGTTATATGTTCCGACAAAACGGGGACATTGACGGAAAATAAAATGACTTTAAATAAATTATATATAAACGGAGAATATATAGAGCCTGAAAATATAAAGAATCAAAAAATAATAGAAAATTTTTGCATCAATTCTACAGCGGATATTAATTATAAAGATAACGCTATTAAATTTTTAGGAAATCCTACAGAATGCGCTTTATTGGTTGGAGCGAATAAATCGGGTTTTAATTATAAAGAGATAAGAGAAAAATCAAAAATAATATTTGAATATCCTTTTTCTTCAGATACAAAAAATATGACTACAGTATCGGAAATTAACGGAGAATATTTTGTATTTACTAAAGGAAGCCCCGAAAAAATAATTTCTATGTGTAATATAAACGAAGAAGAAAAAAAAGATATAGAAAAAACTATTGAAAAATTTCAAGACGAAGCTAAAAGAGTTATCGCATTCGCTCATAAAACGGTTTCGGAGTCCGTTGAAAATAATAGAGCGGATTTGGAAAGCAATTTAATTTATGACGGTTTTGTAGCAATTTCGGACCCCGTAAGAAAAGAAGTTTATGACGCGGTTAATCAATGTAGAAGCGCGGGAATTAATATAAAAATGCTTACGGGAGATAATATTGTAACGGCAAGAGCGATTGCAAGAGAGTTAAAAATGTTAAACGAAAATAGTTTAATTTTTGAAGCTAAAGATATAGAAGCTATGAACGATGAAGAGCTTAAAAATAATATCGATAAAATATCGGTTATAGCGAGAAGCACGCCAACTATAAAAATGCGAGTCGTTAATACTATAAAAAGTATGGGAAATGTAGTCGCCGTTACAGGAGATGGAATAAATGACGCTCCCGCGATAAAAAACGCCGATGTCGGAGTCGCTATGGGAATAACGGGAACGGAAGTTTCAAAAGAAGCGAGCGATATAGTTTTGCTTGACGATTCTTTTGCCACAATAGTTAAAGCGGTTCAATGGGGTAGGGGAATATACGATAATTTTCAGAGATTTATTCAATTTCAGCTTACGGTTAATTTTGCTTCGGTTATTGTAGTTTTATTATCGACTTTAACGGGACTTAAAGCTCCATTTACTGCAATACAATTATTATGGATAAATATAATTATGGACGGACCTCCCGCAATAGCTTTGGGACTTGAGCCTATAAGAGGCGATTTAATGAATAGAAAACCGACAAAAAGAAACGCTAATATAGTGACTAAAAAAATGTTTGGAAAAATAATATATTCGGGAATCATTATGATTATATTATTTATGATTCAAAGCAAATTAAATATATTAAATGTGGCGGAAAACGAACGCTCAACGGTTTTATTTGTTATGTTTGTTATGTTTCAAATATTCAATTCTTTCAATAGCAGAGAATTAGGATTTGACAGCATATTTAAACATTTTTTTGATAATAAATTAATGCTTTTTTCTATGTTAGGAACTTTTATATTGCAAATACTCGCCGTTCAATATGCAGGCGGATTTTTCAATACGATTCCTTTAAGTTTTAACGCTTGGATAAAGATTATAGGAATGGCTTTTATTGTTATAATAGCTTCGGAAGTATTAAAAATATTTGAAAGATTTGCATCAAAAAAGTAA